A region of Carettochelys insculpta isolate YL-2023 chromosome 9, ASM3395843v1, whole genome shotgun sequence DNA encodes the following proteins:
- the APOBEC4 gene encoding putative C->U-editing enzyme APOBEC-4, with amino-acid sequence MNPGRETLFQEYLVNQGTVVKPYYWQTLSQSCAKCPYHIRTGEEARVPYVEFHKTFGFPYGLLGPQNKHLIFYELRSFSGTLVQKGHATNCLKYNIHPESMLFEMGGYLDAVTCDYDSMGYIILYSNYSPCNEAEHCCISKIYNFLTKYPDITLSIYFSQLYHTEDDFPVSIWNREALRSLASLWPHVTLSPLSGGMWHSLLCNFVSGMPEATLYHPILPARALADQENSHKINNITGIKSYIMKVPPQATYENLKVRQNLQQYSFANPPSQQPSPPMNSRLPPLMTHSHLVPFVSKFLPLGGQHPYPKPQNIVRHLKMPQELSNDTNNSQSFSHGRPIQMVKITERLKDQDHRHQRGGKK; translated from the coding sequence ATGAATCCAGGAAGGGAAACGTTGTTCCAGGAATATCTGGTGAATCAAGGAACAGTAGTAAAGCCCTATTACTGGCAGACATTGAGCCAAAGCTGTGCCAAATGCCCCTATCATATACGGACAGGTGAAGAAGCAAGAGTCCCTTATGTGGAATTTCATAAGACCTTTGGATTTCCATATGGGCTACTGGGTCCTCAAAATAAACACCTTATATTCTATGAACTGAGGAGCTTCTCAGGAACGTTAGTCCAAAAGGGCCATGCAACCAACTGCCTTAAGTATAACATCCATCCAGAGTCCATGTTATTTGAGATGGGTGGTTATCTGGATGCCGTTACATGTGACTATGACAGCATGGGGTACATAATTCTTTACTCAAACTACTCTCCTTGTAACGAGGCTGAGCACTGCTGCATAAGCAAGATCTACAACTTCTTGACAAAGTACCCAGACATTACCCTCAGTATTTATTTCTCTCAGCTTTATCACACTGAGGATGATTTCCCTGTGTCCATATGGAACCGTGAAGCTTTACGAAGCCTTGCCAGCTTATGGCCTCATGTGACTTTGAGCCCATTAAGTGGTGGGATGTGGCATTCCCTTCTTTGTAATTTTGTGAGTGGTATGCCAGAAGCCACCCTTTATCATCCAATTTTACCTGCAAGAGCATTAGCTGACCAAGAGAATTCACACAAAATTAACAACATAACAGGAATAAAATCTTATATCATGAAAGTACCTCCACAAGCAACATATGAAAATCTAAAAGTTCGGCAGAATTTGCAGCAATACTCTTTTGCTAACCCACCCTCTCAGCAACCTTCACCACCGATGAACAGCAGATTGCCACCACTGATGACTCACAGCCATTTGGTGCCTTTCGTGAGCAAGTTTCTGCCTTTAGGAGGACAACATCCATATCCCAAACCTCAGAATATTGTAAGGCATTTAAAAATGCCTCAGGAGTTATCTAATGATACCAATAATTCACAATCCTTTTCCCATGGAAGACCTATTCAGATGGTAAAAATCACTGAACGACTCAAGGACCAAGACCACAGACatcaaagggggggaaaaaagtaa